In Calothrix sp. PCC 7507, one DNA window encodes the following:
- a CDS encoding ABC transporter ATP-binding protein, which produces MAEVGIEVKDLHFSWPNGENAIKSCSLEVPKGEFWMLLGTNGSGKSTLLRLLAGLLAAQSGKIRVLHPVGFVFQNPDHQLVMPTVGADVAFGLVEEKLPAVAVRARVEEALGAVNLQSLQRRPIYALSGGQKQRVAIAGAIARRCEVLLLDEPTALLDPDSQLDLVAGVRRLVKSRGITALWVTHRLDELNYCDGAFLLENGSLVDQGEAQRLKQRLMEIDTAAS; this is translated from the coding sequence ATGGCAGAAGTAGGCATCGAAGTTAAGGATTTACACTTCAGTTGGCCTAATGGAGAGAATGCGATCAAATCTTGTTCTCTAGAAGTACCCAAGGGTGAATTTTGGATGCTCTTGGGTACAAACGGTAGTGGCAAATCAACATTACTCAGACTGCTGGCGGGGTTATTAGCTGCCCAGTCTGGAAAAATTCGAGTTCTGCATCCCGTTGGCTTTGTGTTTCAGAATCCTGACCATCAGCTAGTAATGCCAACAGTTGGCGCTGATGTGGCTTTTGGACTTGTAGAAGAAAAATTACCAGCGGTGGCTGTGAGAGCCAGGGTAGAAGAGGCTCTAGGGGCAGTGAATTTGCAATCTCTACAACGACGACCTATCTACGCTCTGAGTGGGGGGCAAAAACAGCGAGTGGCGATCGCTGGTGCGATCGCTCGTCGCTGCGAAGTCTTATTATTAGATGAACCAACTGCTCTGCTTGATCCAGATAGTCAACTTGATTTAGTGGCTGGTGTGCGACGTCTTGTCAAAAGTCGTGGCATTACAGCCTTATGGGTGACGCATCGCTTAGATGAATTGAATTACTGTGACGGCGCATTTTTACTAGAAAATGGCTCTCTTGTGGATCAGGGTGAAGCCCAGCGCCTCAAACAGCGTCTAATGGAAATAGACACAGCCGCTTCTTAA
- a CDS encoding NYN domain-containing protein → MSRPSHEAVLLVDGYNIIGAWPCLKKTRDNAGLEAARGELVEAMTSYSSFQGYDTQIVFDAQYHNASSNKEIITELLSVHYTDFGQTADTYIEKTCASLRYQIAQSRIARMIVATSDRAQQLTVQGYGAEWLSAQQLCGEVETTVCRMRHKYQSRKQPQSRFLANSIDAKARQRLAELRMGFSNKY, encoded by the coding sequence ATGTCCCGTCCCTCACACGAAGCCGTTTTGTTAGTAGACGGCTACAATATAATTGGCGCTTGGCCATGCCTGAAAAAAACCCGTGACAATGCTGGACTAGAAGCTGCGCGGGGGGAACTCGTTGAAGCTATGACTAGTTACAGCTCGTTTCAGGGTTATGATACTCAAATAGTTTTTGACGCTCAATACCACAATGCTTCTAGTAATAAAGAAATTATTACAGAGCTTTTATCAGTTCATTACACTGATTTTGGGCAAACAGCAGACACATACATTGAAAAAACTTGTGCATCTTTACGCTACCAAATAGCACAATCTCGAATTGCACGTATGATTGTTGCCACATCAGATCGAGCGCAGCAATTGACGGTACAGGGATATGGCGCTGAATGGTTGTCTGCACAACAACTGTGCGGCGAAGTCGAGACTACAGTCTGTCGAATGCGGCACAAGTATCAATCACGCAAGCAACCTCAGAGTAGATTTTTAGCAAATTCCATAGATGCCAAGGCCCGTCAACGCCTGGCTGAACTGCGAATGGGATTCTCTAATAAATATTAG